GCTGAAATGTCGAGCAAACAATGAGCTTCTGAGATCGAGGTGAATCCAGTTCTAGTAGCATAGCCTGGGGTTAATGGGTCTAGTACTCCATAGTCCAGCATTTCCACCCCCATAGTCTTGTTTTAAGGACCCCTCCCATCCCGATTCAATCACCCTCCATCTGTATTTACATACAGGATGGCTTCTCTTAGCTGTTCTGTGTGATAAATCCATCGACACACACACTTCACTGCCCTGCGAAAATGCAAATCCAACTTTCCCCTCACTGCTGGAAAAAGAGCTCCTCCACAaatcagtgtttgttttaaaattttatCAGTGATTTATGGTAGGAACAGAAAAAAGAACCTACTAACTAAACAGTTCTCCTGCCAGCTAGAGTTTCTCAAAGCTTTGCCTTTGGTCCAGTAAAATaagtacaatgcaatacaatacaatacaaatgatcTGGTTGCGTAAACAGTTCAGGTTTATATTTTGTTCAGTAATTTTAGAAAATAGAAATCCTGCCTTTCGGCACTCAAATCTAGGACCAGAGTGATGTTCATTTATCACAATATACACCTCCATAACATCAAGGAAAAGCATAATTTATACACTTGATTCATTCATTGATATGCAATGGAATATATACCCTTCCTAGATCCTTCTTATCACCCACTTTGTCACTTATTTTGTAATTGCAGACATTGGGAGCATCAACATGACCCCTGCACTACCCCAGCACTTCCGCCTGGTAGTGCTGCTGTTCCTCTGCCAGTGGTCTGCACCGGTGGTCAGGGCTCAGGCCAGCCCATCCCCTCCGTCTGGCTGCGGCCAAAACCTGAACTCCCTTTATTACAACCTGTGTGACCTGTCTGCGGCCTGGGGGGTGGTGCTGGAGGCGTTCGCCGGGGCGGGTATGGTGGGCACCTTCATGGTAACTATCGTGCTTGTGGCGAGCGTGCCCTTCATCACGGATGGGAAGAAGAAGAGCGTGGTGGGGCTGCAGGTGGGATTCCTGCTGTGCACGCTGGGGCTGTTCGCCCTCACCTTCGACTTCATCGTCAAGCCAAACTTCTCCACCTGTGCCTCCAGGCGCTTCCTCTTTGGCGTCTTGTTTGCCGGCTGCTTCTCCTGCCTGCTGGTGCACAGCATCCGTCTGAACCTGCTCGTGCGGAAGGACAATGGTCCACGGGGATGGGTGTTGTGCCTGGGTGCCCTGGCTCTCTGGCTGGTTGAAGTCATAATCAACACGGAGTGGCTGATCATAACCATAGTCCGCAACGCCCCAAGCACCACCGTTGTGGGGGACCCGTGCTCAATTGCCAACATGGATTTCGTCATGGCGCTCATCTACGTGATGGTCCTCTTGTTGGCCACCCTGGTGTCAAGCATTTCCACCCAGATGGGCAAGCACAAGCACTGGAGGAAGCACGGCATCTTCATC
The DNA window shown above is from Acipenser ruthenus chromosome 17, fAciRut3.2 maternal haplotype, whole genome shotgun sequence and carries:
- the LOC117422859 gene encoding G-protein coupled receptor family C group 5 member C-like, with translation MTPALPQHFRLVVLLFLCQWSAPVVRAQASPSPPSGCGQNLNSLYYNLCDLSAAWGVVLEAFAGAGMVGTFMVTIVLVASVPFITDGKKKSVVGLQVGFLLCTLGLFALTFDFIVKPNFSTCASRRFLFGVLFAGCFSCLLVHSIRLNLLVRKDNGPRGWVLCLGALALWLVEVIINTEWLIITIVRNAPSTTVVGDPCSIANMDFVMALIYVMVLLLATLVSSISTQMGKHKHWRKHGIFILLTALVSIGIWVAWIVMYVFGNSRVGSSLWDDPTLAIALVSNAWTFLILYIIPELCLLTKESEAQPSYGDDLYPTRGVGYETILKEQASQNMFVENKAFSMDEPSTANKPVSPYCGYNGQTRSCVYQPTELALISKGPGHHSDMQYEVVIPRASVISQPASSNNSTVRAEDSASTAGQQRKGSENGFYSKSLW